From Anaerobacillus alkaliphilus, the proteins below share one genomic window:
- the yqeK gene encoding bis(5'-nucleosyl)-tetraphosphatase (symmetrical) YqeK yields the protein MDKEKALEIIKSQLPEKRYIHTLGVVETAVKLANKYGANPKKAELAAIFHDYAKYRPVSEMRSIVIEHKMDPNILKYGRELLHAPVGAFLVKKEVGIEDEETLNGIRYHTTGRPYMSLLEKIIYIADYIEPNRTFKGVEEVRVLAEEDLDLALVTSIANTVHFLLKKQQPVFPDTLATYNHLILKEEF from the coding sequence ATGGATAAAGAAAAAGCATTAGAAATAATAAAAAGTCAGTTACCTGAAAAACGTTACATTCATACACTTGGGGTTGTCGAAACTGCAGTTAAACTAGCTAACAAATATGGAGCTAATCCAAAGAAGGCGGAGTTAGCAGCTATTTTTCACGATTATGCAAAGTATCGTCCTGTTTCTGAGATGCGATCAATTGTTATTGAACATAAAATGGATCCGAATATATTGAAATATGGTCGGGAGCTATTACATGCCCCAGTCGGTGCGTTTTTAGTTAAAAAAGAAGTTGGAATTGAAGATGAAGAAACCTTAAATGGCATCCGCTACCATACAACGGGCAGACCCTATATGAGCTTATTAGAAAAAATCATTTATATCGCAGATTATATTGAGCCTAATCGTACGTTTAAGGGAGTTGAAGAAGTGCGAGTGTTAGCTGAGGAAGATTTGGATCTTGCTTTGGTTACTTCGATTGCCAATACTGTTCATTTCTTACTGAAAAAACAGCAACCAGTTTTTCCAGATACGTTAGCTACTTATAATCATTTAATTTTAAAGGAGGAGTTTTAG
- a CDS encoding class I SAM-dependent DNA methyltransferase, whose product MNYNKFAYLYDELMIDAPYNQWVSFVLEITERIGSSKNRVLDLGCGTGNVAIPLSKQGINVTAVDLSEEMLYVAREKSENAGVAIQFFQQDMKELDGLGKFDVVLCLCDSINYLHDETDICQTFQKVYNHLNDNGLFIFDVHSVHKVDNVLAGNTFAHNGEDISYIWECFSGDEPFSVEHDLSFFVQNEQGLYERYDELHKQRTYPISVYEKGLSDLGFHIVSITGDFSLDELADDAERWFFVAKKG is encoded by the coding sequence ATGAATTACAATAAATTTGCCTACTTGTATGATGAATTAATGATTGACGCCCCTTATAATCAGTGGGTGTCTTTCGTTTTAGAGATAACTGAACGTATAGGTTCAAGTAAAAATCGAGTATTAGATTTAGGCTGTGGAACGGGAAATGTTGCTATCCCACTAAGTAAGCAGGGTATAAATGTAACTGCCGTTGATTTATCTGAGGAAATGCTCTATGTGGCGAGAGAAAAAAGTGAAAATGCTGGAGTAGCCATTCAATTTTTTCAACAGGATATGAAGGAGTTAGATGGTTTAGGTAAATTTGATGTAGTATTGTGCTTATGTGATTCCATTAATTACCTTCATGATGAAACTGATATTTGCCAGACCTTCCAGAAAGTCTACAATCACCTAAATGATAATGGCTTGTTTATCTTTGATGTTCACTCGGTCCATAAGGTTGATAACGTATTGGCCGGTAATACGTTTGCTCATAATGGTGAAGATATCTCCTATATTTGGGAATGTTTTTCCGGAGATGAGCCGTTTAGTGTTGAACATGATTTATCTTTTTTTGTTCAAAATGAACAAGGGTTATATGAGCGATATGATGAGTTGCATAAGCAACGAACATACCCGATAAGTGTTTACGAAAAAGGCCTATCTGACTTAGGGTTTCATATCGTATCAATTACAGGAGACTTTTCATTAGACGAGCTTGCAGATGATGCGGAGCGCTGGTTTTTCGTTGCCAAAAAAGGGTAG
- a CDS encoding Na+/H+ antiporter subunit A, translating into MSVLHLVVLAPFILAVLVPFLYKYIRQVHTGWFVMILPLALFIYLIQFLPNISKGETFFYHQPWVPSLGINFDVYLDGLSLLFALLITGIGTLVVLYSIYYLYNKQKEALNNFYVYLLMFMGAMLGVVLSDNLMTIYVFWELTSLASSLLIAYWFHKERSRYGAQKSMLITVSGGFAMLAGFSLLYVMTNTFSIREIIAQADVIITNPLFIPAMLCVLAGAFTKSAQFPFHIWLPDAMEAPTPVSAYLHSATMVKAGIYLVARMTPVFGATPQWFWIVSGFGIFTLLWGSVSAIRQKDLKAILAFSTISQLGLIMALLGLGSAAFHYDVAVVGTLYYTATLAAVFHLINHATFKGSLFMIVGIVDHETGTRDIRKLGGLMSIMPITFTVALIGTLSMAGVPPFNGFLSKEMFFTAAVNATTLDIFNMQTLGLIFPIVAWIASIFTFAYCMLMFVRTFLGNFKPEKLQKEVHEAPIGLLIPPIILASLVVIFGFFPNLLAYSIIEPTMHSILPNVLADGERFYVNIYHWHGFNIELFMTIGVVIFGALIFLNLKKWAETAFFLKERDPLNYVYDNSLVWLVSGSLKVTNMQMTGLLRDYFVFMTVFMVGLMGYTLVKFDAFAIDLLNVAEIPPYIFIIIFVLLGSVVVLPFISHRVTAIAATGVIGFLVALLFVVFRAPDLALTQLLVETVMVVLFLLAFYHLPELRKEKFTPRFKLTNLLVSIGVGVVITLTALSAHAMSYANPIEGISQFFIDNAYELAAGKNIVNVILVDFRGLDTFLEILVLAIAALGIVVLTKLRFTGGEDV; encoded by the coding sequence TTGTCGGTGTTACATCTTGTTGTTTTAGCACCATTTATCTTAGCTGTACTTGTTCCATTTTTGTATAAGTATATTCGTCAAGTACATACTGGTTGGTTTGTTATGATCCTACCATTAGCTTTGTTCATTTATTTAATTCAATTTTTACCTAATATCTCTAAAGGAGAAACATTCTTTTATCATCAACCATGGGTACCGTCATTGGGAATTAACTTTGATGTTTACCTAGACGGCCTAAGTCTTCTATTTGCTCTTCTAATTACAGGGATAGGAACCTTGGTTGTCTTGTATTCAATCTATTATCTATACAACAAACAAAAAGAGGCGTTAAACAATTTTTACGTCTACTTGTTAATGTTTATGGGGGCAATGTTAGGAGTTGTTCTTTCAGATAATTTAATGACTATCTATGTTTTCTGGGAACTAACTAGTTTAGCATCTTCACTCCTTATTGCATACTGGTTTCATAAAGAACGTTCTAGATATGGCGCTCAAAAATCAATGTTAATTACTGTATCAGGCGGATTTGCAATGCTTGCTGGTTTTTCACTCCTTTATGTGATGACTAACACATTTAGTATCCGTGAAATTATTGCTCAAGCAGACGTTATTATTACAAACCCTCTCTTTATCCCTGCTATGCTTTGTGTGTTAGCTGGAGCGTTTACCAAATCAGCTCAATTCCCATTTCATATTTGGTTACCAGATGCAATGGAAGCACCTACACCTGTAAGTGCATATTTACACTCTGCAACAATGGTTAAAGCAGGTATCTATTTAGTTGCAAGAATGACTCCTGTGTTTGGTGCAACGCCTCAATGGTTTTGGATCGTTTCAGGGTTTGGGATATTCACACTATTATGGGGATCTGTATCTGCCATTAGACAAAAAGATTTAAAAGCTATTTTAGCTTTTTCAACAATCAGTCAACTTGGTTTGATTATGGCTTTACTAGGATTAGGGTCAGCCGCATTTCATTATGATGTCGCAGTGGTAGGAACTCTTTATTACACTGCTACGTTAGCCGCCGTTTTTCATCTTATTAATCACGCAACCTTTAAAGGTAGTTTGTTCATGATTGTAGGTATCGTCGATCACGAGACAGGTACGAGGGACATTCGTAAGCTCGGTGGTTTAATGAGTATCATGCCAATCACTTTTACAGTTGCGTTAATCGGAACTCTATCAATGGCTGGTGTACCACCATTTAATGGCTTCTTAAGTAAAGAGATGTTCTTTACAGCTGCCGTAAATGCAACAACACTTGATATCTTTAACATGCAAACACTAGGGCTTATCTTCCCGATTGTTGCTTGGATTGCAAGTATTTTTACATTCGCATATTGTATGCTGATGTTTGTTCGTACCTTCTTAGGAAACTTCAAACCGGAAAAACTTCAAAAAGAAGTACACGAAGCACCAATAGGATTATTAATTCCTCCTATTATTCTTGCTTCTCTAGTTGTTATTTTTGGGTTCTTTCCAAACTTACTCGCATACAGCATTATTGAGCCAACAATGCACTCAATTCTGCCAAATGTACTAGCTGATGGTGAGCGTTTCTATGTCAATATCTATCATTGGCATGGATTTAACATTGAATTATTCATGACAATTGGTGTCGTTATCTTTGGAGCTCTTATTTTCTTAAATTTAAAGAAGTGGGCAGAAACAGCATTCTTCTTAAAAGAAAGAGATCCGTTAAATTATGTTTATGATAATTCACTAGTTTGGCTTGTATCTGGATCATTAAAAGTAACAAACATGCAGATGACAGGGTTATTGAGAGATTACTTTGTTTTCATGACTGTTTTCATGGTCGGACTAATGGGATATACATTGGTTAAGTTTGATGCATTTGCGATCGACTTATTAAACGTAGCAGAAATACCACCATATATTTTCATCATCATCTTTGTGTTACTTGGTTCAGTTGTTGTCTTACCGTTTATCTCACATCGAGTAACAGCAATTGCTGCAACTGGTGTGATTGGGTTCTTAGTAGCCTTACTATTTGTTGTATTCCGTGCACCTGATCTAGCCTTAACACAATTGTTAGTTGAAACAGTGATGGTTGTTCTTTTCCTATTGGCATTCTACCATTTGCCAGAACTACGAAAAGAAAAATTTACACCTCGATTTAAGTTAACGAACTTACTGGTTTCCATTGGAGTAGGGGTTGTTATTACATTAACAGCACTAAGTGCTCATGCGATGAGCTATGCGAATCCAATTGAGGGGATTTCACAATTTTTTATTGACAATGCTTATGAACTAGCTGCAGGTAAAAATATTGTTAACGTAATCCTTGTTGACTTCAGGGGTCTTGATACCTTCTTGGAAATTTTAGTATTGGCAATTGCCGCATTAGGTATTGTCGTGTTAACGAAATTACGCTTTACGGGAGGGGAAGACGTGTGA
- the aroE gene encoding shikimate dehydrogenase yields the protein MNKLYGLLGHPVGHSMSPLMHNDAFTHLGMKGYYHAFDVPEVELKEAVDAFRLLNISGFNVTIPHKVAIMNLLDEIDEEAVMIGAVNTVVNMDGRYIGYNTDGRGYLTSLLKTIDRPLHECNVLVIGAGGAARGVATVLANEGVALLTIANRTITKAIEIKDNYQSYRHANITVVSMSEAEDNLGLYDIVINTTSIGMSPNVNDVPISIQHAKPSVVLSDLIYNPILTKWLIQGEAKGLKTHNGVGMFVEQGALAFQLWTGKYPDTERMTELVRKQLGGFTC from the coding sequence GTGAATAAACTGTATGGTTTACTAGGGCATCCTGTAGGGCATTCGATGTCGCCTCTCATGCATAATGATGCTTTTACACATCTTGGCATGAAAGGTTATTATCACGCCTTTGACGTACCTGAAGTGGAATTAAAAGAAGCGGTTGATGCCTTCAGGTTACTAAACATTTCAGGTTTCAATGTCACAATTCCTCATAAGGTTGCGATTATGAACCTTTTAGATGAAATTGATGAAGAAGCCGTGATGATTGGAGCGGTTAATACAGTAGTTAATATGGATGGGCGTTACATTGGATATAATACTGATGGAAGGGGTTATTTAACCTCATTGCTAAAAACGATTGATAGGCCCTTGCATGAATGCAATGTCTTAGTAATTGGTGCAGGTGGGGCCGCTCGTGGAGTGGCAACGGTACTTGCAAATGAAGGCGTAGCGCTTTTAACAATCGCTAATCGTACAATAACAAAAGCGATTGAAATTAAAGATAATTATCAAAGCTATAGGCATGCAAATATTACAGTTGTCTCAATGAGTGAGGCAGAGGATAACTTAGGGTTATACGACATTGTGATTAATACTACTTCTATAGGGATGAGTCCTAACGTTAATGATGTCCCAATTTCTATTCAACATGCTAAACCATCAGTTGTTTTAAGTGACCTGATTTATAATCCAATTTTAACTAAGTGGCTTATACAAGGGGAAGCAAAAGGATTAAAGACTCATAATGGAGTTGGGATGTTTGTTGAACAAGGTGCATTAGCTTTTCAACTATGGACAGGTAAGTATCCAGATACAGAGAGAATGACAGAATTAGTAAGGAAACAACTAGGAGGATTTACATGTTAA
- a CDS encoding Na(+)/H(+) antiporter subunit B — translation MRKNLLMLKTTTTIVAFIILAFSVFLFFAGHNNPGGGFIGGLMTAAALLLLYVAFDVKTIKRVLPFNYTTMIAVGMLIAAGTGIASMLGGFPFLTQFDKYVTFPILGKVHLTTALPFDLGVYLVVVGVALLSILTIAEDDA, via the coding sequence GTGAGAAAAAATCTTTTAATGCTTAAAACCACCACAACGATTGTCGCTTTCATTATTCTTGCCTTCTCTGTATTTTTGTTCTTTGCTGGACACAACAACCCAGGTGGAGGGTTTATTGGTGGGTTAATGACCGCAGCGGCGTTATTACTGTTGTATGTTGCTTTTGATGTAAAAACAATTAAGCGCGTCCTACCATTTAATTATACGACAATGATTGCTGTCGGAATGTTAATTGCTGCGGGTACCGGAATTGCTTCTATGCTTGGAGGCTTTCCGTTTCTAACACAGTTTGATAAGTATGTTACGTTTCCGATTTTAGGAAAAGTTCATCTAACAACTGCCCTACCGTTTGATTTAGGGGTTTATCTAGTTGTTGTCGGGGTTGCATTGCTCTCTATCTTAACGATTGCGGAGGATGATGCATAA
- the rsfS gene encoding ribosome silencing factor, translating to MHENKILEIAVKAADDKRADNIVVLDMKGISLISDYFLICHGNSEKQVQAIATEIKKTAQENEIELKRLEGFDQARWVLIDLDDVVVHVFHKDERLYYNLEKLWGDAPTLDVEGVLG from the coding sequence ATGCATGAAAATAAAATATTAGAAATAGCTGTAAAAGCAGCTGATGACAAAAGAGCCGATAACATTGTTGTTTTAGATATGAAGGGGATTTCACTTATTTCAGATTACTTCTTAATTTGTCACGGTAACTCTGAAAAGCAGGTACAAGCAATAGCTACTGAAATTAAAAAAACAGCGCAAGAAAATGAAATTGAATTAAAAAGATTGGAAGGCTTTGACCAAGCTCGTTGGGTTCTCATCGATCTTGACGATGTTGTTGTTCATGTATTCCATAAAGATGAGCGTCTTTATTACAACTTAGAAAAACTATGGGGAGATGCACCGACACTGGATGTTGAAGGGGTTCTTGGGTAA
- a CDS encoding sporulation histidine kinase inhibitor Sda, giving the protein MKSLSDDLLVETYYKAIELQLSTDFIMLIKEEIEKRSLLDKIKKTS; this is encoded by the coding sequence ATGAAAAGTTTATCTGATGATCTACTAGTAGAAACGTATTATAAGGCTATCGAATTACAGTTAAGTACGGATTTTATTATGCTAATTAAAGAAGAAATCGAAAAAAGATCTTTATTAGACAAAATTAAAAAAACTTCATAG
- a CDS encoding Na(+)/H(+) antiporter subunit C — MEILMILTIGVIFTVSTYMILTKSLLRVVIGVVLLGHGAHLLLLTLAGLNKGAPPLLGQEAAAYADPLPQALILTAIVISFGVTAFLLVIAYRTYKVHKTDDLDQLRGNADE; from the coding sequence ATGGAGATATTAATGATTTTAACGATCGGTGTGATCTTTACAGTAAGTACGTATATGATTTTGACGAAAAGTTTGTTACGAGTAGTTATTGGAGTAGTGCTTCTTGGGCACGGTGCCCATCTTCTCCTGTTAACTTTAGCTGGATTAAATAAAGGGGCTCCTCCATTACTTGGACAGGAAGCAGCAGCATATGCTGACCCACTTCCTCAGGCATTAATCTTAACAGCAATCGTAATTAGCTTTGGTGTGACGGCATTTTTACTTGTAATAGCCTATCGCACATACAAAGTACACAAAACAGACGATTTAGATCAATTAAGGGGAAATGCTGATGAATAA
- a CDS encoding CvfB family protein, with protein MEWKPGMIVSLKVARKADFGYFLTTEKENSEDVLLHKRQVTSPIEIGDTVEVFLFHDHQERLAATMEKPIVSLGKFDWLEVVSINERDGVFLYNGIARDLFLSMDDLGPDRSLWPKVGDKVPVSLIYDKKGRLMGRLLRGTPIEETAEKAPKTILNENVTGSIYSFAEKGVFVMTEEGYIAFLHFNEANEELHLGKVITGRVTFVRDDGKINISLQPKAHERRHDDADKIYEFLLKRDGGMPYTDNSDPIIIKQKFDMSKGAFKRAIGKLLKEGKIYQKDGWTYKKE; from the coding sequence ATGGAATGGAAGCCTGGAATGATTGTAAGTTTGAAGGTCGCTCGAAAAGCTGATTTTGGCTATTTTTTAACAACTGAAAAGGAAAACAGTGAAGATGTGCTACTCCATAAGCGACAAGTTACATCCCCTATTGAAATAGGGGACACGGTAGAAGTGTTTTTATTTCACGATCATCAGGAGCGTCTTGCAGCAACAATGGAAAAACCAATTGTATCTTTAGGGAAATTCGATTGGTTAGAAGTAGTATCAATAAATGAGAGAGATGGCGTATTCCTTTATAATGGTATTGCCCGTGATTTGTTCTTGTCGATGGATGACCTAGGTCCAGATCGCTCGTTGTGGCCTAAAGTAGGAGATAAGGTGCCTGTATCATTAATTTACGATAAAAAAGGTCGACTAATGGGACGACTTCTTCGTGGTACGCCGATAGAAGAAACAGCAGAAAAAGCTCCAAAAACAATCTTGAACGAAAATGTGACGGGATCCATTTACTCCTTTGCGGAAAAAGGTGTGTTTGTAATGACAGAAGAAGGGTATATTGCTTTTCTTCATTTCAATGAAGCAAATGAGGAGTTGCACCTAGGAAAAGTTATTACAGGTAGAGTGACGTTCGTTCGTGATGACGGGAAAATCAATATTTCCCTTCAACCGAAGGCCCATGAAAGAAGACATGATGACGCGGATAAAATATACGAGTTTTTACTTAAACGTGACGGTGGTATGCCTTACACGGATAATTCAGATCCAATAATCATTAAACAAAAATTTGATATGAGTAAAGGCGCCTTTAAACGAGCCATTGGTAAGTTGTTGAAGGAAGGTAAGATTTACCAAAAAGATGGCTGGACGTATAAAAAGGAGTAA
- a CDS encoding nicotinate-nucleotide adenylyltransferase, translating to MKKIGILGGTFDPPHYGHLLIAEEARIACSLDEVWFMPTRIPPHKVGSNLCSDADRIEMVKQAITGNSYFKLCLIEFERVGPSYTVDTMIELKKCNEDTSFFFIIGGDMINYLPHWKDIDKLLTLVTFVGIQRPGHPISSSYSEKVVMIEVPQLEISSSEIRERLQHRKSVRYLLPETVHDYIKERNIYG from the coding sequence ATGAAAAAAATTGGGATATTAGGTGGTACGTTTGATCCGCCTCATTATGGCCATCTTCTAATAGCTGAAGAAGCAAGAATCGCTTGTTCTTTAGATGAAGTATGGTTTATGCCAACAAGAATACCTCCTCATAAGGTTGGGAGCAACCTTTGTTCGGATGCTGATCGTATCGAGATGGTTAAACAAGCAATTACTGGTAATTCGTATTTTAAGCTATGTTTGATTGAATTCGAACGGGTTGGACCTTCTTATACAGTTGATACGATGATTGAGCTTAAGAAGTGTAATGAGGATACAAGCTTCTTTTTTATTATAGGTGGAGATATGATAAATTACCTTCCTCACTGGAAGGATATAGATAAATTACTTACTCTTGTTACATTTGTAGGTATTCAGCGTCCTGGTCATCCGATTTCCTCTAGTTATAGTGAGAAAGTAGTTATGATTGAAGTTCCTCAACTAGAAATATCTTCAAGTGAAATTAGGGAACGTTTGCAACATAGAAAATCCGTACGTTATCTTCTCCCTGAAACAGTGCATGATTATATAAAGGAGAGGAATATATATGGATAA
- the yhbY gene encoding ribosome assembly RNA-binding protein YhbY encodes MLTGKQKRYLRSQAHHLNPIFQVGKGCVNENMIKQISEALEARELIKISVLQNCEMDKDEVAGTLSKGTRSELVQVIGSTIVLYKESRENKTLQLP; translated from the coding sequence ATGTTAACAGGAAAACAAAAACGCTATTTACGATCACAAGCTCACCATCTTAATCCAATTTTCCAAGTTGGAAAAGGTTGTGTAAATGAAAATATGATTAAACAAATATCAGAAGCGCTAGAGGCACGAGAGCTAATTAAGATAAGTGTTTTACAAAATTGCGAAATGGATAAAGATGAAGTGGCAGGAACACTGTCAAAAGGAACGAGATCTGAATTGGTTCAAGTAATAGGAAGTACGATTGTTCTATATAAAGAGTCAAGAGAAAATAAGACACTTCAGTTACCGTAA
- the yqeH gene encoding ribosome biogenesis GTPase YqeH — protein sequence MNERELICSGCGVKVQTENKDGLGFVPKSALERNILICQRCFRLKHYNEVQDVSLTDDDFLKILNGLGNRDALIVKIVDIFDFNGSWLPGLHRFVGKNKVLLVGNKVDLLPKVLNHNKLINWMKQSSKELGLKPEDVFLISADKGLGILELADAIEHYRNKKDVFVVGSTNVGKSTFINRLIKEFGGDEEQFITTSHFPGTTLDMIDIPLDDGSSLYDTPGIINHHQMAHFVTKNELKTITPKKELKPKVFQLNEEQTLFFGGLARLDYVSGGRNSFICYVSNEINIHRTKLEKADELYKNHLGDLLQPPGHEDVEQFPPLVKHEFTVGEEKSDIVFSGLGWVTIEESARVAAYVPKGVGVSIRKALI from the coding sequence TTGAATGAACGTGAATTAATATGTTCTGGTTGTGGTGTAAAAGTACAAACAGAAAACAAGGATGGACTTGGTTTTGTTCCAAAGTCAGCTCTAGAACGTAATATATTAATTTGTCAAAGATGCTTTCGCTTAAAGCACTATAACGAAGTGCAGGATGTCTCCCTAACAGATGATGATTTCTTGAAAATTCTAAATGGATTAGGGAACCGTGATGCTCTAATTGTAAAAATTGTTGATATCTTTGACTTTAATGGTAGCTGGTTACCTGGGTTACATCGTTTCGTAGGTAAGAACAAAGTTTTATTAGTGGGAAACAAGGTTGACTTACTCCCTAAAGTCCTAAATCATAATAAACTAATTAACTGGATGAAACAGTCTTCAAAAGAATTAGGTTTGAAACCAGAAGATGTGTTTTTAATAAGTGCAGATAAAGGTTTAGGAATTCTAGAGCTTGCTGATGCAATAGAGCATTACCGTAACAAAAAGGACGTTTTTGTTGTAGGAAGTACAAACGTGGGGAAATCAACCTTTATCAATAGATTGATCAAAGAGTTTGGTGGCGATGAAGAGCAGTTTATAACTACATCTCATTTTCCAGGAACTACATTAGATATGATTGATATTCCATTAGATGATGGAAGTTCATTATATGATACACCAGGAATTATTAACCATCATCAAATGGCACATTTTGTAACGAAAAATGAATTAAAGACAATTACTCCTAAAAAGGAACTTAAGCCTAAAGTATTTCAATTGAATGAAGAACAAACGCTTTTCTTTGGTGGTCTAGCTAGGTTGGATTATGTATCAGGTGGTAGAAATTCGTTTATTTGTTATGTATCAAATGAGATTAATATTCATCGCACAAAATTAGAGAAGGCCGATGAGCTATACAAAAATCACCTTGGTGATTTATTACAACCTCCTGGACATGAAGATGTTGAGCAATTTCCTCCATTAGTCAAACATGAGTTTACAGTGGGAGAAGAAAAAAGTGATATCGTATTCTCAGGACTAGGGTGGGTAACAATTGAAGAAAGTGCACGAGTTGCGGCTTACGTCCCAAAAGGCGTTGGCGTTTCAATAAGAAAAGCCCTAATATAA